In a single window of the bacterium genome:
- a CDS encoding penicillin acylase family protein — MRRFLAIFVILLILVVLAGVGTGAVVVWRTFPRINGHLAVPGLDAPVGIIRDRWGIPHLYAQNVHDLFFAQGYVHAQDRLWQMDFNRRVPSGRLSELFGEVTLPSDRFLRTIGMRRAAEEERARLDPASAAVLAAYAAGVNAWISQHRSGLPIEFALLRYRPDLWTPTDTLAFGKLLAWTLGGNWRYQLLRAQLIARFGVEGMRFLIPPYSPDAPVIIPRGSRYGSWRTTALLQLLDAGGLPSGIGSNNWVLGASRTATGHPLLANDPHLEAQMPAIWYEMHLVGGPYNVTGATLPGVPGVVIGHNADIAWGVTNAFPDVQDLYIEQFHPTDPARYLYRGRWEPARVIREAIGVRGRRDPVVETVRITRHGPIINDVVGGLGAFLALRWTALEPGTVTASLLGLDRARTWDEFRAALRLWTVPAQNFVYADRKDNIGYQLPGRIPIRAKGDALVPVPGWTGDYEWVGEIPFDRLPSVPRPPRGYIVTANNRIVSDSYPFFLTQEWGPGFRAARIESLLAPLRRATIADMQAIQLDAMSLPGREIVRALAGLRTTQEPAAGMLAELLSWDGVLRSDSRPAAIYEAFRIALVPRVFKDILGDDLYKQYIERPEAWQVALDRLLRDPSSRWWGSEGHDAVIADALKEAHEVLTRRLGSDRSRWTWGRLHTMRFVHPLGRVWALSWIFNAGAPPTGGDLFTVNNGGFAEDTFSQIIVASYRQVIDVGDWDRSVAIHTTGQSGLPFHRHYKDFASLWATGGYHPMLFSRPRIEEEAEGTLTITP; from the coding sequence ATGAGGCGCTTCCTTGCGATCTTCGTGATCCTGCTGATCCTGGTCGTGCTGGCCGGGGTCGGGACCGGCGCCGTGGTGGTGTGGCGCACCTTTCCCAGGATCAACGGGCACTTGGCGGTTCCGGGCCTCGATGCTCCTGTTGGGATCATCCGCGATCGGTGGGGCATTCCGCATCTCTACGCCCAGAACGTCCACGATCTCTTTTTCGCCCAAGGATACGTCCACGCCCAGGATCGCCTCTGGCAGATGGATTTCAACCGGCGCGTCCCGAGCGGGCGCCTGTCCGAACTCTTCGGCGAGGTCACGCTGCCCTCGGATCGTTTCTTACGCACGATCGGGATGCGGCGCGCAGCCGAAGAGGAACGAGCACGCCTGGATCCGGCATCGGCCGCCGTACTCGCCGCCTACGCCGCGGGCGTCAACGCGTGGATTTCGCAACATCGCTCGGGGCTCCCGATCGAGTTTGCGTTGCTGCGGTACCGGCCCGACCTCTGGACGCCCACGGACACCCTGGCCTTCGGGAAACTCTTGGCGTGGACGCTCGGCGGTAACTGGCGGTACCAGTTGCTGCGGGCGCAACTGATCGCCCGGTTCGGTGTTGAGGGGATGCGCTTTCTCATCCCGCCCTACTCCCCGGATGCCCCGGTGATCATTCCCCGAGGATCGCGATACGGCTCATGGCGCACGACCGCGCTCCTCCAGCTCCTGGATGCGGGCGGACTTCCCTCGGGGATTGGCAGCAACAACTGGGTCTTGGGAGCCTCCCGGACGGCGACCGGCCACCCGTTGCTCGCCAACGACCCCCATCTCGAAGCACAGATGCCGGCGATCTGGTACGAGATGCACCTCGTCGGCGGTCCCTATAACGTGACGGGCGCGACGTTGCCGGGGGTCCCCGGGGTGGTCATCGGCCACAACGCGGACATCGCGTGGGGGGTGACAAACGCCTTTCCGGACGTGCAGGATCTGTATATCGAGCAGTTCCATCCCACCGATCCGGCCCGCTACCTCTACCGCGGCCGGTGGGAACCCGCCAGGGTGATCCGTGAGGCGATCGGCGTGAGGGGGCGGCGTGATCCTGTCGTCGAGACCGTGCGGATCACGCGGCACGGCCCGATCATCAACGACGTCGTGGGGGGCCTCGGCGCGTTCCTCGCGCTCCGGTGGACCGCGCTCGAACCCGGGACCGTCACCGCGTCCCTCCTGGGGCTCGACCGCGCGCGGACTTGGGACGAGTTCAGAGCCGCGCTGCGCTTGTGGACGGTCCCGGCCCAGAACTTCGTGTACGCGGACCGCAAGGACAACATCGGCTATCAACTCCCCGGGCGGATCCCGATCCGCGCGAAGGGCGACGCGCTGGTACCCGTCCCCGGATGGACGGGCGACTACGAGTGGGTGGGCGAGATCCCGTTCGACCGCCTCCCGTCGGTGCCGCGTCCACCCCGCGGATACATCGTCACCGCCAATAACCGGATCGTGTCGGACTCCTATCCGTTCTTCCTGACACAGGAGTGGGGCCCGGGGTTTCGCGCCGCCCGCATCGAGTCGCTGCTGGCCCCACTCCGGCGGGCCACGATCGCCGACATGCAGGCCATCCAACTGGACGCAATGTCGCTTCCGGGGCGGGAGATCGTGCGTGCGCTGGCCGGCCTCCGCACCACCCAGGAACCTGCCGCCGGAATGCTCGCAGAGCTCCTGTCCTGGGACGGCGTCCTACGCTCGGACAGCCGGCCGGCCGCCATCTACGAGGCGTTCCGCATCGCGCTCGTCCCTCGGGTGTTCAAGGACATCCTTGGAGACGACCTGTACAAGCAGTACATCGAGCGGCCGGAAGCGTGGCAGGTGGCCCTGGATCGCCTGCTCCGCGATCCTTCCTCGCGGTGGTGGGGGTCGGAGGGCCACGACGCCGTCATCGCAGACGCCCTCAAGGAGGCCCACGAGGTCCTGACCCGCCGGCTCGGATCCGACCGATCGAGGTGGACGTGGGGACGGCTCCACACGATGCGCTTCGTCCACCCGCTCGGGCGCGTGTGGGCGCTGTCGTGGATCTTCAACGCGGGCGCCCCACCGACGGGCGGCGACCTCTTCACGGTCAATAACGGCGGCTTCGCCGAGGACACGTTTTCGCAGATCATCGTGGCATCCTATAGGCAGGTCATCGACGTGGGCGACTGGGACCGATCGGTCGCGATCCACACGACCGGACAGAGCGGTCTGCCGTTTCATCGCCACTACAAAGACTTCGCGTCGCTGTGGGCGACGGGGGGCTACCATCCGATGCTCTTCTCCCGTCCTCGCATCGAAGAGGAAGCCGAAGGCACGTTGACGATCACGCCCTAG